From the genome of Vicia villosa cultivar HV-30 ecotype Madison, WI linkage group LG2, Vvil1.0, whole genome shotgun sequence, one region includes:
- the LOC131653349 gene encoding pentatricopeptide repeat-containing protein At1g73400, mitochondrial-like: MPSIPKRKIIFMGMFNRYINSLKNPSFSALTHHQNHYHSYLFRNKALPQIETTLQSSMFHVFKNSTNCQLPLSDSHCVQLIQSIMPVNSFVAFHLSNRRYCSETVTMNQDSGCGVSDDVVEVNAVVESSGFESDIDKVHTTVMDNLLGFRNMEKALEKLGIPLSTPLVTGVLHRLRYDEKIAFRFFTWAGHQDNYSHEPCAYNDMMDILSSTKYKVKQFRIVCDVLDYMKRNNKSTVPAEVLMNILRKYTERYLTHVQKFAKKKRIRVKTQPEINAFNFLLDALCKCCLVEEAEGFYKRMRKMINPNGDTYNILVFGWCRVRNPTRGMKVLEEMIQLGHKPDNFTYNTALDTYCKTGMISDAVELFEFMRTKGSIISSPTAKSYSILIVALVQNDRMEECLKIMGHMISSGCLPDVTTYKDIIEGMCLCGKIDEAYKFLEEMGNKGYRPDIVTYNCFLKVLCDNKKSEEALKLYGRMIDLNCVPSVQTYNMLISMFFRMDDPDGAFETWHEMEKRGCRPDTDTYCVTIEGLFNFNKAEDACILLEEVIYKGMKLPYRKFDSLLMQLSMIGDLQAIHKLSDHMRKFYNNPMARRYALSQKRKSMGLRGKS, encoded by the coding sequence ATGCCTTCGATCCCAAAACGAAAAATTATCTTCATGGGCATGTTTAATAGGTACATAAACTCTCTCAAAAACCCTTCCTTTTCAGCACTCACCCATCATCAGAATCACTATCACTCTTATCTATTCAGAAACAAAGCTTTGCCACAAATTGAAACCACCCTTCAATCATCAATGTTTCATGTATTTAAAAACTCTACTAATTGTCAATTACCATTATCAGATTCTCATTGTGTTCAATTGATTCAATCTATAATGCCAGTGAACTCTTTTGTTGCATTTCATTTATCCAATCGCCGTTATTGTTCAGAAACCGTTACCATGAACCAAGATTCTGGTTGTGGTGTGAGTGATGATGTTGTGGAGGTTAATGCTGTTGTGGAGAGTAGTGGTTTTGAGAGTGATATTGATAAGGTGCATACCACTGTAATGGATAATTTACTTGGTTTTCGTAATATGGAGAAAGCTCTTGAAAAATTAGGCATCCCATTGTCCACACCATTGGTTACTGGCGTGTTGCATAGGCTTCGATACGATGAAAAGATTGCGTTTCGGTTTTTCACATGGGCTGGTCATCAAGATAATTATTCTCATGAGCCTTGTGCTTATAATGATATGATGGATATTTTGTCTAGTACAAAGTATAAAGTAAAACAGTTTCGTATTGTTTGTGATGTGTTGGATTATATGAAGAGGAACAACAAGAGTACGGTTCCGGCGGAAGTTCTGATGAATATTTTGAGGAAATATACTGAGAGGTATTTGACTCATGTGCAGAAGTTTGCGAAGAAGAAGAGGATAAGAGTGAAGACGCAACCGGAAATAAATGCATTCAACTTTCTGTTGGATGCTTTGTGCAAGTGTTGCTTGGTTGAGGAAGCTGAAGGGTTCTATAAGAGAATGAGAAAAATGATCAATCCTAATGGGGATACGTATAATATTTTGGTTTTCGGATGGTGCAGGGTTAGAAACCCGACTAGAGGGATGAAAGTGTTGGAAGAAATGATTCAATTGGGTCACAAGCCTGACAATTTCACCTACAATACTGCCCTTGATACTTACTGCAAAACAGGCATGATATCAGACGCGGTAGAGCTTTTTGAGTTCATGAGGACAAAAGGTTCAATCATATCTTCTCCTACTGCCAAGAGTTATTCGATTCTAATTGTGGCTCTTGTCCAAAACGATAGAATGGAGGAATGTCTTAAAATTATGGGGCATATGATTAGCAGTGGTTGTCTTCCTGACGTCACGACATACAAGGATATAATCGAAGGTATGTGTTTGTGTGGTAAAATAGACGAAGCTTACAAGTTCTTGGAAGAGATGGGAAACAAAGGTTACCGGCCTGATATTGTTACTTATAATTGTTTCCTCAAGGTTCTCTGCGACAATAAGAAGTCTGAGGAAGCCCTTAAACTATATGGAAGAATGATTGATTTGAATTGTGTTCCTAGTGTCCAAACTTACAATATGCTGATTTCAATGTTTTTTAGGATGGATGATCCTGACGGGGCATTTGAGACTTGGCATGAAATGGAGAAGAGGGGTTGTAGGCCGGACACAGATACATACTGTGTCACGATTGAGGGTTTATTTAACTTCAATAAAGCTGAAGATGCTTGTATTCTTTTGGAAGAAGTGATATACAAGGGAATGAAACTTCCGTATAGAAAGTTTGATTCCTTGTTGATGCAACTTTCAATGATTGGTGATCTCCAGGCTATTCATAAGCTCTCAGATCATATGAGGAAATTCTATAATAATCCTATGGCAAGACGTTATGCTCTAAGCCAGAAGCGCAAGAGCATGGGCTTGAGAGGGAAATCGTAG
- the LOC131650927 gene encoding uncharacterized protein LOC131650927, with amino-acid sequence MCFQSISIETQHASVKREKSQATQPPHASGHVVLDAPATTSSSGVPPATPTTSASHNRLDSPVHPSPPPSSRRRTSPPTSFEAGETSGSKATLEARSQPQPKPSSQPLSQTIACICEHLIFGGGLSDLSLFPLYPDHDRDTLKVISQRRKISKLVPPIEPWFDELLLLSRLKDLASVDTPLSTGVCMINVSVERWHHEMLSFHMPHGEMTITLDDIVCMLHLLINGRFLDHERIMKDEALDMLVEMLGVTPENAMGEIDKVRGSHTRYNYVARVFEGEVRHDKRLMVMSSRRSTNGIGGAACMVYMYTKLDEGIKWNTKQITDSMSLMTGLIIQHFPRVSGWSLAEGYTEAKSHAWIRKTAAYIPEWVMRQFRFTQTIPQDPTVVAPPTVGLRDMNGFFDDFENHFVPEEARSTVATSDWSYKHSYMLWFFQVSHPYMIYDVPGNPPRPVHHEILEEKQVRTDHATNMLPTCRRIMELAWDGIDTGLFPDGSNVRGVLDAIMAEAQDAMFYRRQRRNALRVTGRLIIPHT; translated from the exons CACCAGCTACAACTTCATCTTCCGGTGTTCCTCCTGCTACTCCCACTACTTCGGCCTCCCACAACAGACTGGATTCCCCAGTCCATCCTTCTCCACCCCCATCCTCTCGTAGACGCACCTCTCCACCTACATCATTTGAGGCGGGAGAGACCTCTGGTTCCAAGGCGACACTAGAGGCACGGTCTCAACCTCAGCCAAAACCTTCATCCCAACCTCTATCACAGACGATAGCCTGCATCTGCGAGCACCTGATTTTTGGAGGAGGACTGTCTGATTTATCCCTTTTTCCTCTTTACCCTGACCAT GACCGTGATACACTCAAGGTCATTAGCCAGAGGCGGAAAATCAGTAAACTGGTACCACcaattgagccatggtttgatgaGCTTTTATTGCTTTCAAGGTTGAAAGATTTGGCAAGTGTGGATACACCATTGTCAACTGGGGTATGTATGATAAACGTTTCCGTCGAGAGGTGGCACCATGAGATGTTGTCTTTTCACATGCCACATGGTGAGATGACGATCACACTCGACGACATCGTGTGTATGTTGCATCTTCTGATCAATGGGAGATTCTTGGATCATGAGAGGATCATGAAGGATGAGGCTTTGGATATGTTGGTTGAGATGTTGGGAGTTACCCCTGAGAATGCCATGGGAGAGATTGACAAAGTCCGAGGTAGTCACACCAGGTACAATTATGTAGCTCGGGTGTTTGAGGGTGAGGTACGACATGACAAGAGGCTGATGGTTATGTCGAGCAG ACGGTCTACCAATGGAATTGGGGGGGCTGCTTGCATGGTATACATGTATACGAAGTTGGATGAAGGGATTAAGTGGAATACGAAACAGATAACCGACAGCATGTCACTCATGACG GGATTGATCATACAACACTTCCCCCGCGTCTCGGGTTGGTCACTTGCAGAGGGCTACACTGAAGCTAAGTCGCATGCCT GGATTCGCAAGACGGCTGCCTATATACCTGAGTGGGTGATGCGTCAGTTCAGGTTCACCCAGACTATTCCTCAGGATCCTACTGTAGTTGCTCCTCCGACGGTGGGACTAAGGGATATGAATggcttttttgatgattttgagaaTCATTTTGTTCCAGAGGAGGCAAGAAGTACTGTGGCTACATCCGACTGGAGCTATAAGCACAGTTACATGTTATGGTTCTTCCAGGTGTCCCATCCATACATGATATATGATGTTCCAGGGAACCCACCGAGGCCAGTTCATCATGAGATCCTAGAGGAGAAGCAGGTTAGGACCGATCATGCGACTAACATGTTGCCAACGTGTCGTCGTATCATGGAGCTTGCGTGGGATGGTATTGATACAGGTTTGTTTCCTGATGGATCTAATGTTAGAGGTGTTTTGGATGCCATCATGGCGGAGGCCCAGGATGCTATGTTTTACAGGAGGCAGCGGAGGAACGCCTTGAGGGTGACAGGTCGACTCATCATCCCCCATACCTAg
- the LOC131647712 gene encoding DNA polymerase epsilon subunit B-like — MNAPTKKKIQQKCEIRGYNIKLEAVDEILSFVTRFELTKQDEAIDLVLDQLEQESIKSTVIDVEPVRRVVNLLLEAGAEEETFETFASSSSSAIVVIEVFDVFYQQVLFSFLVFCFC; from the exons atgaatgCTCCGACGAAGAAAAAGATCCAACAAAAGTGCGAAATCAGAGGCTATAATATCAAACTCGAAGCCGTTGACGAGATCCTCTCCTTCGTCACTCGTTTCGAACTCACCAAACAAGACGAAGCCATCGATCTCGTCCTCGATCAGCTTGAGCAGGAATCCA TCAAATCTACAGTAATCGATGTGGAGCCAGTTCGACGAGTGGTGAACTTGCTATTGGAAGCCGGCGCGGAGGAGGAAACCTTTGAAACGTttgcttcatcttcttcttccgctATTGTCGTCATTGAGGTGTTCGACGTGTTCTACCAGCaagttcttttttctttcttggtGTTTTGTTTCTGTTAA
- the LOC131653348 gene encoding glutamate decarboxylase-like, whose protein sequence is MVISTTVKHPDEHSESIDCTFASRYVREPVPKFKLSESSIPKDAAYQIINDELMLDGKPRLNLASFVTTWMEPECDKLIMDSLNKNYVDMDEYPVTTELQNRCVNIIAHLFHAPIGAEETAVGVGTVGSSEAIMLAGLAFKRKWQTKRKSEGKPYDKPNIVTGANVQVCWEKFARYFEVELKEVKLTEGYYVMDPLKAVEMVDENTICVAAILGSTLTGEFEDVKLLNELLTIKNKETGWDTPIHVDAASGGFVAPFLYPDLLWDFRLPLVKSINVSGHKYGLVYPGIGWVVWRNQDDLPADLVFHINYLGSDQPTFTLNFSKGSSQIIAQYYQFIRLGFEGYKNVMINCLANTRILKEGIEKTGKFKIVSKDVGVPLVAFSLKDSSRHTVFEIADHLRKYGWIVPAYTMPADAQHIAVLRVVIREDFSRSLAERLVSDICKVVTLLETLPSTIASKDAHVAVIASETSHEVKKDITETQAEIARYWKKIAKGKRVGTC, encoded by the exons ATGGTTATCTCCACAACTGTCAAACATCCAGATGAACATAGTGAGAGCATAGACTGTACTTTTGCTTCTAGATACGTGCGTGAACCAGTTCCAAA GTTCAAGTTGTCAGAGAGTTCTATACCAAAAGATGCAGCATATCAGATAATAAATGATGAGTTGATGTTAGATGGGAAACCAAGGCTTAACTTGGCTTCGTTTGTGACTACTTGGATGGAACCTGAGTGTGATAAGCTTATCATGGATTCACTTAACAAGAACTATGTTGACATGGATGAGTATCCTGTCACCACTGAGCTTCAG AACCGGTGTGTGAATATAATAGCACATCTCTTCCATGCTCCTATCGGTGCAGAAGAAACTGCAGTAGGTGTTGGAACTGTAGGATCATCAGAGGCAATAATGTTAGCTGGTTTGGCTTTTAAAAGGAAGTGGCAGACAAAGAGAAAATCAGAAGGCAAACCTTATGACAAGCCCAACATTGTTACCGGGGCTAATGTCCAG GTTTGTTGGGAAAAATTTGCTAGGTACTTTGAGGTTGAACTAAAAGAAGTGAAACTCACAGAGGGATACTATGTAATGGATCCATTGAAAGCAGTTGAAATGGTAGATGAGAACACTATCTGCGTTGCAGCCATTTTGGGTTCAACACTGACCGGAGAGTTTGAGGATGTGAAGCTTCTTAACGAACTTCTTACTATAAAGAACAAGGAGACAGGATGGGATACACCGATTCATGTCGATGCTGCGAGTGGAGGTTTTGTTGCTCCATTTCTCTACCCTGATCTGCTATGGGATTTTCGCTTGCCATTGGTGAAAAGTATCAATGTTAGCGGTCACAAGTACGGTCTTGTCTACCCTGGTATTGGTTGGGTTGTCTGGAGGAATCAAGATGACTTGCCGGCTGATCTTGTTTTTCATATCAATTATCTTGGATCCGATCAACCAACTTTCACATTGAATTTTTCCAAAG GATCGAGTCAAATCATTGCTCAATACTACCAATTCATACGACTCGGATTCGag GGCTACAAAAATGTGATGATAAATTGCTTGGCGAACACAAGAATTCTGAAAGAAGGAATTGAGAAAACTGGAAAGTTTAAGATTGTGTCCAAGGACGTCGGCGTGCCACTTGTAGCCTTCTCCTTGAAAGACAGTAGCCGACACACGGTATTCGAGATAGCAGACCATTTGAGAAAATACGGGTGGATAGTTCCGGCCTACACAATGCCTGCAGATGCGCAACACATCGCTGTCCTCCGTGTGGTGATCAGGGAGGACTTTAGCCGCAGCTTGGCTGAGAGACTTGTTTCTGATATTTGCAAAGTTGTGACTCTCTTGGAGACACTTCCAAGTACTATCGCCTCGAAAGATGCTCATGTCGCAGTTATCGCGAGTGAGACGAGCCATGAGGTTAAGAAAGATATTACAGAGACTCAAGCCGAGATTGCACGTTATTGGAAGAAGATTGCTAAAGGAAAGAGAGTTGGAACATGCTAG